Proteins encoded together in one Terriglobus saanensis SP1PR4 window:
- a CDS encoding TonB-dependent receptor, which translates to MTYTNFFRSALRTLGTFTLLGVMATPSAHAQSQSINGTIRGTVTDPSGAPIAGVNVVVKNLDTGFTRELTSDTSGGYLAPSLPIGTYSVTATSSSFAPFIQSGIHVDAGSDLTVNEALKVGSVATEVQVTGDAPIIETTRVDLGRTISEAEVQNLPLTSRNPYNFILFQPGVSGHPNAENGIPRTVNTNGLVDRVQYQLDGMVDTETDRYGLRLFAISDSYVQQVQTVSNAFNAEFGNTAGIIYNVITPQGTNQLHGMAQYIWRPKAASSCPMLQNCDPTSSIYKAKPDLHVDDFVGRAGGPVVKDRLFLFGAYEKLKRANPQAITVTSANQAALIAAGVAASDFNTAPQVQRAQWVNVRGDWTINKSNQAFIRYNYFRNDYPFNTNVGGLYLQSAASDFRDRAHILGAQLITTFSPVVLNEFRGSWPYRNQAHISGPLTGAGPMVTISSVVNGFGGTNGAGDKFQEKIPSFNDNVTWVHGKHSFKFGTGFQKNLDTQLADVYTQYTFSSITQYLSAKNGTSPHVYSSVAASIGRPGAAYHSIFFSFFAQDTWQIAKNLTANYGVRYDQYRAPDGLASAPLTQTQSFHTPKGNFAPRVGFAYTPMPGTVVRVSGGMYYEATPTNSWYTPLYNNGLVGTGSYIASVANSSTTEAQGAANPCLPAFPNTPSAISTSCIAAQSVTALNPNFKNGYTWNANAQVAQQLGKNDSLTMGYVLTQGRNLAFLRNSNLKYSGLGALADGRLIYSSTPSAATRIDSRFNNITLIDVGSNSSYNALVASYEHRLSAGLTVAANYTWSHAISNTPEGYTYEFSTPVEDTDNPKRDRANSGINRPNSFTLSTDYVPQTHFANKYVNGVFTNNRFSILGNFSSGDAQTITTGTKLNGDSLATSRPLFVGRNTVRTPGIAQVDMRYTRTFATLWERVRPQILVESNNLFNRSNVTTINTTATTNAAGVITTAPSLLPTSSVLESRILQFGAKIEF; encoded by the coding sequence ATGACGTATACCAATTTCTTCCGGTCTGCCCTGCGTACGCTGGGAACCTTCACTCTTCTGGGTGTCATGGCCACGCCATCTGCCCATGCCCAATCGCAGTCCATCAACGGTACGATCCGCGGTACGGTGACCGACCCTTCCGGCGCTCCGATCGCGGGCGTGAACGTGGTCGTCAAAAACCTCGACACCGGCTTCACGCGCGAACTGACCTCGGATACCTCCGGTGGCTATCTCGCACCTAGCCTTCCGATCGGAACCTACTCCGTAACGGCGACGTCCAGCTCGTTTGCACCGTTTATCCAGTCCGGCATTCACGTAGATGCAGGTAGCGATCTTACGGTGAACGAAGCGCTTAAGGTTGGCTCCGTAGCAACGGAGGTTCAGGTGACTGGCGATGCTCCAATCATCGAAACGACGCGTGTCGATCTGGGGCGCACGATCAGCGAGGCGGAGGTCCAGAATCTCCCGCTCACCTCGCGGAACCCTTACAACTTCATCCTCTTCCAGCCCGGCGTCTCCGGTCACCCAAATGCGGAAAACGGTATTCCGCGTACAGTGAACACGAACGGGCTTGTTGATCGCGTGCAATACCAGCTCGATGGCATGGTGGACACTGAAACAGACCGTTACGGCCTGCGCCTCTTCGCCATCTCCGATTCCTACGTCCAGCAGGTGCAGACGGTTTCAAACGCCTTCAACGCGGAGTTCGGCAACACAGCCGGTATCATCTACAACGTCATTACTCCGCAAGGGACGAACCAGCTCCACGGCATGGCGCAATACATCTGGCGGCCAAAAGCGGCAAGCTCCTGCCCCATGCTGCAGAACTGCGATCCCACCTCCTCCATCTACAAAGCGAAGCCCGATCTGCACGTCGATGACTTTGTCGGACGCGCTGGTGGCCCCGTTGTGAAAGATCGCCTCTTCCTCTTTGGTGCGTACGAAAAGCTGAAGCGCGCTAATCCACAGGCCATTACGGTTACATCCGCCAATCAGGCTGCGCTCATTGCTGCGGGTGTAGCTGCTTCAGATTTCAACACCGCACCGCAGGTGCAGCGCGCCCAATGGGTAAACGTTCGTGGGGACTGGACAATCAATAAGAGCAACCAGGCCTTTATCCGTTACAACTATTTCCGTAACGACTACCCCTTCAATACGAACGTTGGTGGTCTCTATTTGCAGAGCGCTGCCTCCGACTTTCGCGACCGCGCCCACATCCTGGGCGCACAGTTAATCACCACATTTTCGCCCGTCGTCCTCAATGAGTTTCGTGGTTCGTGGCCCTACCGCAACCAGGCGCATATTTCCGGCCCCCTTACGGGCGCTGGACCTATGGTTACCATCTCCAGCGTGGTCAACGGATTTGGTGGCACGAATGGCGCCGGGGACAAATTCCAGGAGAAAATCCCCTCCTTCAACGACAACGTGACCTGGGTGCATGGCAAGCACTCGTTTAAGTTCGGCACAGGCTTTCAGAAGAACCTGGACACACAGCTCGCTGATGTTTACACCCAGTACACCTTCAGCTCTATCACCCAATATTTGAGCGCCAAGAATGGCACATCCCCTCACGTTTACTCTTCGGTTGCGGCTTCGATCGGTCGTCCCGGCGCAGCGTACCACTCCATCTTCTTCAGTTTCTTTGCACAGGACACATGGCAGATCGCGAAGAACCTGACCGCGAATTACGGTGTGCGCTATGACCAATACCGTGCTCCCGATGGCCTGGCCTCAGCTCCCCTCACGCAGACCCAGAGCTTCCACACGCCCAAAGGCAACTTCGCTCCGCGCGTCGGCTTTGCTTACACACCCATGCCCGGTACGGTCGTCCGGGTTAGCGGCGGTATGTACTACGAAGCAACACCGACTAACTCCTGGTACACACCGCTTTATAACAACGGCCTTGTCGGCACGGGTTCATACATCGCTTCCGTTGCCAACAGTTCAACAACCGAAGCTCAAGGCGCAGCCAATCCCTGCCTTCCTGCCTTCCCAAACACGCCATCGGCCATTTCCACGTCCTGCATCGCGGCGCAGAGCGTGACCGCGCTGAATCCGAACTTCAAGAATGGCTACACATGGAACGCGAATGCGCAGGTAGCACAGCAGCTTGGTAAAAATGACTCCCTGACTATGGGTTACGTACTGACTCAGGGACGCAATCTCGCCTTCCTCAGAAACAGCAATCTAAAGTACTCCGGCTTAGGCGCACTCGCCGATGGACGCCTCATCTACTCCAGCACGCCGAGCGCGGCCACACGCATCGATTCGCGCTTCAACAACATCACACTCATCGACGTCGGTTCGAACTCCAGCTACAACGCCCTTGTGGCATCGTATGAGCACCGCCTCTCGGCGGGACTTACCGTCGCCGCAAACTACACATGGTCGCATGCCATCTCCAATACCCCCGAAGGCTATACCTACGAATTTTCAACGCCCGTTGAAGATACGGATAACCCCAAACGAGATCGCGCGAATAGCGGCATCAACCGACCAAACTCTTTCACACTCTCGACAGACTACGTTCCGCAAACTCACTTTGCGAACAAGTACGTCAATGGCGTCTTCACAAACAACCGTTTCTCTATCCTTGGCAACTTTTCCAGTGGCGACGCGCAGACCATCACCACTGGAACGAAGTTGAATGGAGACTCACTCGCAACCAGCCGTCCACTCTTTGTTGGCCGCAACACTGTTCGTACTCCGGGTATCGCTCAGGTGGACATGCGCTACACCCGCACCTTCGCCACCTTATGGGAACGCGTGAGGCCCCAGATTCTGGTCGAAAGCAACAACCTGTTCAATCGCTCGAATGTCACCACAATTAACACCACGGCAACGACCAATGCAGCAGGCGTCATCACCACAGCGCCCTCTCTGCTGCCTACTTCCTCCGTGCTCGAATCCCGCATCCTGCAGTTCGGTGCGAAGATCGAGTTCTAA
- a CDS encoding ROK family transcriptional regulator codes for MATGTFNPPETQPSRPAHLRFANCRTLLQLLRVHGPCSKADLVRSSGLSAPTVSSAIAQIEALGLVETLGEGESSGGRPPELIQFKASHGYVAAADIGGTRLRMMLADLNGTPVAHWSTQFAADQKDPASVCSVLDEGLRAMCQQTNIPTSKVLHLTAGAPGITDVRAGIVRFAPNLTGWTEVPLRSMLRKQTGIETIVENDTNLAAVGEYRQGAAEGVEDFVFVAMGTGVGAGIFLRGSLHHGARWSAGEIGYLGVPGAPREPMEMHKTGQLERMIGGAGIELQWLERLERAGLRNEPELAELRAPQIFDLAQEGDLLALEVLQYTAVILADAIATLALVFNPELIVLGGGVGSHDRLCRETDRLLRSADFAPPRIRTSFLGTQAQLHGAISLSLTAVESKLLC; via the coding sequence ATGGCGACGGGCACTTTCAATCCGCCAGAGACACAGCCTTCGCGGCCAGCGCATCTGCGTTTTGCGAACTGCCGCACCCTTCTGCAACTTCTCCGTGTCCACGGTCCCTGCTCGAAGGCGGACCTCGTTCGCTCCTCCGGCCTCTCCGCTCCTACTGTCTCCTCTGCCATCGCGCAGATAGAAGCGCTGGGTTTAGTAGAGACACTTGGCGAAGGCGAATCTTCCGGCGGACGCCCTCCTGAGCTGATCCAGTTCAAAGCCTCGCACGGCTACGTCGCCGCCGCCGATATTGGCGGGACGCGCCTGCGCATGATGCTTGCCGACCTGAACGGAACACCCGTAGCGCACTGGTCCACCCAGTTTGCCGCAGATCAGAAAGATCCTGCCTCGGTATGCAGCGTTCTGGACGAAGGTCTGCGCGCGATGTGCCAACAGACGAATATCCCCACCAGCAAAGTGCTGCACCTGACCGCAGGCGCACCCGGCATCACGGACGTCCGCGCAGGCATCGTTCGCTTCGCTCCCAACCTCACGGGCTGGACCGAAGTTCCTCTGCGCTCCATGCTGCGCAAGCAGACGGGCATTGAAACCATCGTGGAGAACGACACGAACCTGGCAGCCGTCGGCGAATATCGCCAGGGCGCAGCGGAAGGCGTGGAAGACTTCGTCTTTGTGGCCATGGGAACCGGCGTAGGCGCGGGAATCTTCCTGCGCGGCAGCCTGCATCACGGCGCACGCTGGAGCGCAGGCGAAATCGGTTACCTTGGCGTCCCCGGCGCTCCCCGCGAGCCGATGGAGATGCACAAGACCGGCCAGCTGGAGCGTATGATTGGCGGCGCAGGGATTGAACTACAGTGGCTGGAGCGCCTGGAACGTGCAGGTCTTCGCAACGAACCAGAGCTTGCGGAGCTGCGTGCTCCCCAGATCTTTGATCTTGCCCAGGAAGGCGACTTACTCGCCCTCGAAGTCTTGCAGTACACCGCAGTCATTCTGGCGGACGCCATTGCAACACTGGCCCTGGTCTTCAATCCGGAGTTGATCGTCCTCGGCGGCGGCGTAGGTTCGCATGATCGCCTTTGTCGCGAGACGGACCGACTGCTACGAAGCGCGGACTTTGCACCACCGCGGATCCGCACAAGTTTTCTGGGCACACAGGCCCAGTTGCACGGCGCTATCTCGTTGTCGCTGACCGCCGTTGAAAGCAAACTGCTCTGTTGA
- a CDS encoding PIG-L family deacetylase has translation MAVDQKDQAAQKRWVAVLLAGTMALLPVMGEAQAVKETYQPASAYPLMIDRGSAGLWQSLQKLNTRASLMMVVAHPDDEDSGMLAFESRGNGVDTSLLTLNRGEGGQNVMTGNYWDELGIMRTQELLAAGDYFGVHQYFTRVADFGFSKTLEEALKQWGHDRVLADVVRQVRISRPLVINSVFAGNVSDGHGHHQTAGVMAQEAYKLAGDPKVFPEQIKAGLRPWNPLKVYARVPFATVDQRGIFDYATGHWEPVRFKNYVTGDYIEGVPTATLRIPEGGYNPLFGRSYLAIAREGLDKQKSQTGGVAIPVTRPFDSPYHLYASRVPAQVGHLPQQEESYFNGIDISLAGIANYVPAAEQAKWSAALQPVQASVDEATHAFDATDPTKSAPALAKGLEATRVLRAQIASSHLDVDAKYNMDHELGIKEAQFNEALTQSLGVSLLATVASGTIPARMGPMGDMSNQPTFQSVVAGQAFGVNVHVADQGAKALHIESATVDATDGKNWKLTTAAPMAGEIAAGQSSDVLVKAVVPQDAGITRPYFSRPSLEQPFYDLQLPQYLGLPTMPYPLLARVVYSFNGVKAEVRGVVQTTHRLNGGGPTLEPLLVAPAISVRVAPLAGVIPMDGELVKVHVTIGSSVKGLAKGEVKLSLPAGWTSSPETASFATSRDGDEQGIDFTVTTKNVQAKRYDLTAVATYEGKKFTEGFITIGYPGLRPYPMYRKAEYKATGVDVKVAPGLKVAYIMGTGDDVPAALANLGVHVTQLSAEDIASADLSVYDSIVLGVRTYAARPELRSLNDRLLQYVKDGGVVVTQYQTPEFDHNYGPYPLSVPADADKVVEEDSKVTILAPSDPLLNWPNKIVTADFDNWVEERGHGFLRSWDPKYIALTEMHDKDQDPQKGGLVYAPYGKGYYVYLAYAFFREMPEGVPGSFRIMANLISAKKNPHLPHAQ, from the coding sequence ATGGCGGTTGATCAAAAGGATCAGGCAGCGCAAAAGCGATGGGTTGCAGTCCTGCTTGCAGGCACAATGGCGCTCTTGCCGGTTATGGGCGAAGCCCAGGCGGTGAAGGAGACGTACCAACCGGCTTCGGCCTATCCCCTGATGATCGATCGCGGCTCGGCGGGCCTCTGGCAGAGCCTGCAGAAGCTGAACACGCGCGCCAGCCTGATGATGGTGGTCGCGCATCCTGACGATGAGGACAGCGGCATGCTGGCCTTTGAAAGCCGGGGGAACGGCGTGGATACCTCGCTATTGACGCTGAATCGCGGCGAAGGCGGACAGAACGTCATGACCGGAAACTACTGGGACGAGCTGGGCATCATGCGCACGCAGGAACTTCTGGCGGCGGGCGACTACTTCGGTGTCCATCAGTACTTCACCCGCGTTGCCGATTTCGGTTTCTCCAAGACGCTGGAAGAGGCGCTGAAGCAGTGGGGGCATGACCGTGTCCTGGCGGATGTGGTGCGTCAGGTGCGTATCTCGCGGCCGCTGGTGATTAACAGTGTCTTTGCAGGGAATGTCTCCGACGGCCACGGCCATCACCAGACGGCTGGCGTCATGGCGCAGGAGGCCTACAAACTGGCTGGCGATCCGAAGGTCTTTCCCGAACAGATCAAGGCTGGACTTCGTCCGTGGAACCCGCTGAAGGTGTACGCCCGCGTTCCGTTTGCTACGGTCGATCAGCGCGGCATCTTCGACTACGCGACTGGCCACTGGGAACCCGTTCGCTTCAAGAACTACGTCACCGGCGATTACATTGAAGGCGTTCCCACGGCTACATTGCGGATTCCCGAGGGTGGCTATAACCCTCTCTTTGGCCGCAGCTATCTCGCCATCGCCCGCGAAGGCCTGGACAAGCAGAAGTCGCAGACCGGCGGCGTGGCGATCCCTGTAACGCGGCCCTTCGATTCGCCGTACCATCTCTATGCTTCGCGTGTTCCGGCGCAGGTGGGGCATCTTCCGCAGCAGGAAGAGAGCTACTTCAACGGCATCGATATCTCGCTCGCTGGGATTGCGAACTATGTACCTGCGGCAGAGCAGGCGAAGTGGAGTGCGGCCCTGCAGCCGGTTCAGGCCAGCGTAGATGAAGCCACGCACGCCTTCGATGCGACGGACCCTACGAAGTCCGCACCCGCGCTCGCAAAGGGGCTGGAAGCGACCCGTGTCCTGCGCGCGCAGATTGCCTCCAGCCATCTGGATGTCGACGCGAAGTACAACATGGACCACGAGCTTGGAATCAAGGAAGCCCAGTTCAACGAGGCTCTGACGCAGTCCCTTGGAGTTTCGCTTCTGGCAACTGTGGCGAGCGGAACGATTCCGGCTCGCATGGGGCCGATGGGCGATATGAGCAACCAGCCTACGTTTCAGAGCGTGGTTGCAGGACAGGCTTTCGGCGTGAATGTTCACGTGGCTGACCAGGGAGCGAAGGCCCTGCACATCGAATCCGCCACGGTGGACGCCACGGACGGCAAGAACTGGAAGCTGACCACTGCCGCACCGATGGCCGGAGAGATTGCCGCAGGACAGTCGAGCGACGTTCTGGTAAAGGCGGTTGTTCCGCAGGATGCGGGCATCACGCGCCCCTACTTTAGCCGCCCTAGCCTGGAGCAGCCCTTCTACGATCTCCAGCTTCCGCAGTACCTTGGCCTGCCGACGATGCCATATCCGCTGCTTGCCCGCGTGGTCTACAGCTTCAACGGTGTGAAGGCCGAGGTGCGTGGCGTGGTGCAGACGACGCATCGCCTGAACGGTGGCGGACCCACGCTGGAGCCTCTGCTGGTCGCACCGGCGATCTCTGTCCGTGTGGCTCCGCTGGCGGGCGTGATCCCGATGGATGGCGAACTAGTTAAGGTGCACGTCACAATCGGCAGCAGCGTCAAGGGTCTAGCGAAGGGTGAGGTGAAGTTGAGTCTTCCTGCAGGTTGGACCTCGTCGCCCGAGACGGCGAGCTTTGCCACTTCGCGCGACGGCGATGAGCAGGGAATCGATTTCACCGTCACCACGAAGAACGTGCAGGCTAAGCGATATGACCTGACCGCCGTGGCGACGTATGAAGGCAAGAAGTTTACCGAAGGCTTTATCACCATCGGCTACCCCGGCCTGCGTCCTTACCCGATGTATCGCAAGGCGGAGTACAAGGCCACGGGCGTCGATGTGAAGGTGGCTCCGGGATTGAAGGTCGCCTACATCATGGGTACGGGCGACGATGTGCCTGCGGCGCTGGCGAACCTCGGTGTCCACGTGACGCAGTTGAGCGCGGAAGATATCGCCTCCGCCGATCTGAGCGTGTACGACTCCATCGTGCTTGGCGTGCGTACGTATGCTGCACGTCCGGAGCTGCGGTCGCTCAACGACCGTCTGCTGCAGTACGTGAAAGACGGCGGCGTGGTCGTGACGCAGTATCAGACGCCCGAGTTCGATCATAACTACGGACCGTATCCGCTCTCGGTTCCGGCGGACGCGGACAAGGTCGTCGAAGAGGACTCCAAGGTCACGATCCTTGCCCCCTCGGATCCTCTGTTGAACTGGCCGAACAAGATCGTTACCGCGGACTTCGACAATTGGGTCGAAGAACGCGGTCATGGCTTCCTGCGCAGCTGGGACCCGAAGTACATCGCCCTGACGGAGATGCATGACAAGGACCAGGACCCGCAGAAGGGTGGTCTTGTCTATGCGCCCTACGGCAAGGGGTACTACGTCTATCTGGCGTATGCCTTCTTCCGCGAGATGCCAGAGGGAGTGCCCGGATCGTTCCGTATTATGGCGAATCTGATCAGCGCCAAAAAGAATCCGCATCTGCCCCATGCTCAATAG
- a CDS encoding VWA domain-containing protein, translating into MYSLRSLVAAGLLSASFAFAQVAPPAEKAPVAPTLNVSARLVTVPVTVRDKKGQLVATLKQEDFTIAEDGKPQVIRYFDRDNNLQLTLGLLVDVSGSQRQVLDEEREASSSFLDNMLVADRDKAFLIQFGHTVELLTDVTGSIPKLQSGLKQVDTQAARPQFSNNQDPNDNSGGSSQRGRRGGGGGAGTALYDAIFLASDEVIHKQPFRKALILLTDGEDNGSKESLSSAIEAAQRADTAVYSIYFKGEEHNDTSSRRPSFGGGGFPGGGGRHGGGGGQGGGQPQRTHVDGKKILQRISDETGGRFFEVSKKEPLAEIYKKIAQELRSQYRIGFTPTNQEEGYHKLLVDTPKDHKLVLQTREGYYTGSASSPK; encoded by the coding sequence ATGTATTCTCTTCGTTCGCTCGTGGCTGCTGGTCTGCTCTCTGCTTCCTTTGCTTTTGCTCAAGTTGCCCCGCCTGCGGAGAAAGCCCCGGTTGCTCCGACGCTCAATGTGAGTGCGCGCCTAGTGACTGTTCCTGTGACCGTGCGAGACAAGAAGGGACAGCTTGTCGCGACGTTGAAGCAGGAAGACTTCACCATTGCGGAAGATGGCAAACCGCAGGTGATTCGGTACTTCGACCGCGACAACAATCTCCAGCTCACGCTGGGTCTTCTGGTGGACGTGAGTGGCAGCCAGCGCCAGGTGCTGGATGAGGAGCGCGAGGCCAGCTCTTCGTTTCTCGACAACATGCTGGTGGCGGACCGCGATAAGGCGTTCCTCATCCAGTTCGGCCATACGGTAGAGCTGCTTACCGATGTGACCGGTTCCATTCCGAAGCTGCAGAGCGGGTTGAAACAGGTGGACACGCAGGCCGCCCGCCCGCAGTTCTCCAACAATCAAGATCCCAACGACAACAGTGGGGGCAGCTCACAGCGTGGCCGTCGCGGTGGTGGTGGGGGCGCCGGGACGGCGCTTTATGACGCGATCTTTCTCGCCTCCGATGAGGTGATTCACAAGCAGCCGTTTCGCAAAGCTCTGATTCTTCTGACGGATGGCGAAGACAATGGCAGCAAGGAGAGCCTGTCCAGCGCGATTGAAGCCGCACAGCGCGCCGACACTGCCGTGTATTCGATTTACTTCAAGGGGGAAGAGCACAACGATACCTCAAGCCGTCGTCCCAGCTTTGGCGGCGGCGGATTTCCGGGTGGTGGTGGACGTCACGGCGGCGGCGGTGGGCAGGGCGGCGGGCAGCCGCAGCGTACGCACGTAGACGGCAAGAAGATCCTGCAGCGCATCTCGGATGAGACCGGCGGACGCTTCTTCGAGGTCTCCAAGAAGGAGCCGCTGGCGGAGATTTATAAAAAAATCGCACAGGAACTGCGCAGCCAGTACCGCATCGGATTTACGCCGACGAACCAGGAAGAGGGATATCACAAGCTCCTGGTCGACACCCCCAAGGACCACAAACTCGTCCTGCAGACGCGAGAAGGGTACTACACCGGTTCGGCGAGTAGTCCGAAATAA